The genomic region GAGTTCATCAGCTGCTTTCACAGAAGTGTGAACCATCATACCGTAAGTAATGATCGTTACATCAGAACCTTCACGAACAACGTTCGCTTTGCCCAACTCAACAACGTAATCTTCTTCAGGCACTTCTGCACGGAAAGCATGGTACAAGTTCAAGTGCTCCATGAAGAATACAGGGTCGTTATCGCGAATAGAAGCGATCATCAGACCTTTTGCATCGTAAGGGTTAGAAGGAACTACTACTTTGATACCTGGTGTTTGCGTGAGCAGACCTTCCAGGGAATCTGTATGCAATTCTGCCGCTTTTACACCGCCACCGAATGGTGTACGGAATACGATTGGAGAATTGTATTTTCCACCGGAGCGGAAACGCATACGAGCAGCTTGCACTACCATTTGGTCAAGGGCTTCGAAGATAAAACCAACGAATTGGATCTCAGCAACCGGACGGAAGCCTTGTACACCCAGACCTACAGCCAGACCACCAATAGCGGACTCAGCCAGTGGTGTATCAAATACACGCTCTTCGCCAAACTCTTTTTGCAGACCTTCCGTTACACGGAAAACGCCGCCTACATTACCTACGTCTTCACCGAAAAGCAGAACGTTAGGATCACGTTTCAACTCCACGCGAAGCGCATCACGGATTGCTTCTTTCATGTTCATTTGTGCCATTTGCTTCATTTCCTCCTTAAACATTGACAGTTCACATTTGAATTCGTACATGTATACCGGGACATTAAAGTCGCGGATGTTTATGCTTTATCGGAAAAAACTTATTGGAAATCAGCTTTTTGCTCTTCCAAGTGCTTAGGCGTTTGTTCGAACATGCTGTCGATCAAGCCTGAAATCGTCATTTTCTCGGTTTTTTCCGCTTTTTTGATCTCTTCATTTACTTTAGCTTTTGCTTCTTCTTTCACACGTGCTGTATCT from Paenibacillus sp. FSL R5-0341 harbors:
- a CDS encoding alpha-ketoacid dehydrogenase subunit beta, encoding MAQMNMKEAIRDALRVELKRDPNVLLFGEDVGNVGGVFRVTEGLQKEFGEERVFDTPLAESAIGGLAVGLGVQGFRPVAEIQFVGFIFEALDQMVVQAARMRFRSGGKYNSPIVFRTPFGGGVKAAELHTDSLEGLLTQTPGIKVVVPSNPYDAKGLMIASIRDNDPVFFMEHLNLYHAFRAEVPEEDYVVELGKANVVREGSDVTIITYGMMVHTSVKAADELEKQGIKVEVIDLRTVSPIDIDTIVASIKKTNRAIVVQEAQKSAGVAAEVIAQINEKAILHLEAPVLRVAGPDTVYPFAQIEDSWLPNPARIVAAVNKVVNF